The following coding sequences are from one Bacillus sp. 2205SS5-2 window:
- a CDS encoding DUF4179 domain-containing protein encodes MMEGRKVVVMTGDANASLIRNKKIQNFSAIVNIFEERKRLFYKIGWTYMQDPLDLEAAFMEAIIQVHDQLSRQKNSLDGDSKVNSIYLDVCRRLSKNRPKKKVHEMDGIFAKDTNREVFTALSQLENTYKEPIVLTYISELPQEEVAQILQLPIETVKSRLKKGVDLLINLSAKVIEEENCTEFQGQFMDYLGRTLHRAEKIKLEMHARNCPSCQQALLSIQEVVTALSEDKDHIFSLPSGFMQRVREMVQKVEDRRKKKKRKQKTIGVAFTGLLTMVLFFGFFTNGYTYLYYSWIGWLHQEDEQLITYLKHGVGEELNMTTESNGIRVTIKSVIADDVQTLIFYEVESLNDENRYEILPFEGVRIANEFDLKNENKEFFHGSFQSSDPSEINNDEKNVYRGQLSIFPLETDNEPVELRISRLAKAVDEQPGSTDSRRFYYENIEFLDGDWSFDIPVKKQASIVHELDQVAEIDDVFVTFKQLTIAPTATILHLSYENQNSYEMIHNLSFESLETKKMKVEPDLFGGSSFFTSDGNSYQASFDSVFFENPDEVNVHFASMNLLIEEENFAPVNFSKEFPQTFEFRGSTISIDEVKYGNPTKMMISDELVKNREYESLEFDFVDDNGGQPTSWGMSSEGVWVDRNGEKLEGNSYFWNPYNQKEQSRYFQTKYEIEIGDETSEDTFIPTQLKIRGYTTTKFLDDSVIIVLD; translated from the coding sequence ATGATGGAGGGAAGGAAGGTAGTGGTGATGACAGGTGATGCAAATGCTAGTTTGATAAGGAATAAAAAAATACAAAATTTTAGTGCCATAGTAAATATATTTGAGGAACGAAAAAGATTATTTTATAAAATCGGTTGGACTTATATGCAAGATCCACTGGATTTGGAAGCGGCATTTATGGAAGCAATCATACAGGTGCATGATCAGTTGTCTCGTCAAAAGAATAGTCTCGATGGGGACTCAAAAGTGAATTCCATTTATCTGGATGTCTGCAGAAGGTTGTCGAAGAATAGACCAAAAAAGAAAGTTCATGAAATGGATGGAATTTTCGCCAAAGACACCAATAGAGAGGTGTTTACGGCACTATCTCAATTAGAAAACACTTATAAAGAACCAATTGTTCTTACCTATATTTCTGAATTACCGCAGGAAGAAGTAGCTCAGATCCTTCAACTCCCTATTGAGACGGTGAAATCTCGTTTGAAGAAGGGAGTCGACCTACTCATTAACCTGTCAGCAAAAGTAATAGAAGAGGAAAATTGTACAGAATTTCAAGGGCAGTTTATGGATTATTTAGGTAGAACCTTACATAGGGCGGAAAAGATTAAGTTAGAGATGCATGCTCGTAATTGTCCAAGCTGTCAACAAGCATTGCTCTCTATTCAAGAAGTTGTCACCGCTCTTTCAGAGGACAAAGACCATATTTTTAGCTTGCCCTCTGGATTTATGCAGAGAGTCAGAGAAATGGTACAAAAAGTTGAAGATCGTAGAAAGAAAAAGAAGAGGAAGCAGAAAACGATAGGAGTTGCATTCACGGGGTTGTTGACGATGGTTCTTTTTTTCGGTTTCTTTACAAATGGCTATACCTACCTCTACTATTCTTGGATTGGCTGGCTGCATCAGGAAGACGAGCAATTGATTACCTATCTGAAACATGGGGTTGGCGAAGAATTAAATATGACTACGGAAAGCAATGGAATTAGAGTAACGATTAAAAGTGTTATTGCCGATGATGTGCAGACGCTAATTTTTTATGAAGTTGAAAGTTTGAATGATGAAAACCGCTACGAGATTCTTCCATTTGAAGGGGTGCGAATAGCGAATGAATTTGATCTAAAGAATGAAAATAAGGAATTTTTTCATGGAAGCTTTCAATCTAGTGACCCAAGTGAAATAAATAATGACGAGAAGAACGTATATAGAGGTCAGCTTAGTATCTTTCCATTGGAAACAGATAATGAACCAGTTGAACTGAGAATCTCAAGGTTGGCAAAAGCAGTAGATGAACAGCCAGGGTCAACGGATTCCAGGCGATTTTATTATGAGAATATTGAGTTTCTGGACGGGGACTGGAGCTTTGACATTCCTGTTAAAAAACAAGCATCCATAGTCCATGAATTGGATCAAGTTGCGGAGATAGATGATGTTTTTGTTACGTTTAAGCAACTTACTATCGCTCCAACAGCAACCATCCTCCATCTTAGTTATGAAAACCAAAATAGCTATGAAATGATACATAATCTTTCCTTTGAGAGTTTGGAAACAAAAAAAATGAAAGTCGAACCAGACTTATTTGGAGGAAGTTCGTTTTTTACTTCCGACGGAAATTCCTATCAGGCAAGTTTTGATTCGGTGTTCTTTGAAAATCCGGATGAGGTAAATGTACATTTTGCGTCGATGAATCTGTTGATCGAAGAGGAGAACTTTGCTCCGGTGAATTTTTCAAAGGAATTTCCGCAAACATTTGAATTCCGCGGAAGTACTATTTCTATTGACGAAGTGAAATATGGAAATCCAACAAAAATGATGATTTCAGATGAATTAGTGAAAAACAGAGAATATGAAAGCCTCGAATTTGATTTTGTTGATGATAATGGGGGGCAACCTACTTCTTGGGGAATGAGCAGCGAGGGTGTCTGGGTTGATAGAAATGGAGAAAAGTTAGAAGGGAATTCCTATTTTTGGAATCCATACAACCAAAAGGAACAATCTCGTTATTTTCAAACCAAGTATGAAATTGAAATAGGGGATGAAACTTCAGAAGACACTTTTATACCAACCCAGTTGAAAATTCGAGGGTACACCACGACAAAGTTTTTAGATGACAGCGTAATTATCGTTCTCGATTAA